The Syntrophorhabdales bacterium region GCACAACGCGCAACGGGACAGTAGAGTCGCCAATGGGTTACCTCGGAGTAACTGTAGCACACCGCCAGATCTCTTTCCAACACACCGTGCTTCGCGTCTCTCGTGCCCCCGCGCAATCGTGCCTGCGTGTTATAATAACGCGTGAGCCTAGTCGTCAGGGAAATACAGGCCAAGTCCATTCTCTCTCGGTCCGGGATCGAGGGCATCAGCTATACCGTCAATCCCTATACAGGGTGCTCCCATGGATGCCGTTACTGCTACGCCACTTTTATGAAGAAATATAGCGGCCATACTGAGCCATGGGGCCAATTCGTGGACGTGAAACTGAATGCACCGGTGCTTCTCGGACGTCAACTCCCGCGGGCCCAGAACGGCACCATCATTCTCAGCAGCGTCACCGATCCTTATCAGCATCTTGAAGGGAAGTATAAACTTACGCGTGAGTGCCTCTCAGTGCTTTCAAAGTACGAATTCCCTGTCGAGGTTCTTACGAAATCCCCTCTCGTGACAAGAGACGTGGACGTGATCGAGAAGTGTAAACACATCGAGGTGGGATTGACCATAACAACCGATGACGATCGGGTAAGGCGGATTTTCGAGCCGCAAGCCCCATCCGTGGAAAAGCGCTTCGCCGCTCTTCGTTCTCTCCGCGACGCCGGAATCAGAACCTATGTCTTTATAGGGCCTGTGCTGCCTATGCGTCCCGAGGCGCTCGCGAAGCAGATACGTCC contains the following coding sequences:
- a CDS encoding radical SAM protein — encoded protein: MSLVVREIQAKSILSRSGIEGISYTVNPYTGCSHGCRYCYATFMKKYSGHTEPWGQFVDVKLNAPVLLGRQLPRAQNGTIILSSVTDPYQHLEGKYKLTRECLSVLSKYEFPVEVLTKSPLVTRDVDVIEKCKHIEVGLTITTDDDRVRRIFEPQAPSVEKRFAALRSLRDAGIRTYVFIGPVLPMRPEALAKQIRPHVDRVLIDAMNYSSKTLAIYRAHSLEDWLKPAYVHSVIERLRDSFNAVPTEIC